Proteins encoded by one window of Lutibacter sp. A64:
- a CDS encoding ammonium transporter, with protein sequence MEANAVLDLMWIVICGILVFFMQAGFTLVEVGFTRGKNAGNIIMKNFLDLCIGSIGFWAIGYTVMYGETIGSFIGTPTLFFDDVENMHNLFFQTVFAATAATIVSGAVAGRTKFTTYIMFSFIMTVVIYPISGHWVWQGDGWLTELGFVDFAGSTVVHSVGGWAALVGAILVGPRLGKYTNGKSNAIPGHNLVLGALGVFVLWLGWFGFNGGSELAISGGSANAVAGILITTNLAAAAGALSAMTVSWMRYGKPDISMTLNGALAGLVAITAGCAAVSPMGSFIIGIIGGAVVVLSIDFIDKKLKVDDPVGAVSVHGVCGALGTLLVGVFAVDGGLLYGGGFSLLGVQAIGVLAIGAWAAGMAFVVLFILKKTIGLRVTKEEEVDGLDIHEHKSNVYN encoded by the coding sequence ATGGAAGCTAACGCTGTATTAGACTTAATGTGGATTGTAATCTGCGGAATTTTAGTGTTTTTTATGCAAGCAGGATTTACGCTTGTTGAGGTAGGATTTACCAGAGGAAAAAACGCGGGAAATATAATAATGAAAAATTTTCTAGACTTATGTATAGGTAGTATCGGTTTTTGGGCTATTGGATATACAGTTATGTATGGGGAAACAATCGGTTCTTTTATTGGAACACCTACATTGTTTTTTGATGATGTAGAAAATATGCATAATTTATTCTTTCAAACGGTATTTGCTGCAACTGCTGCAACAATTGTATCTGGGGCTGTAGCCGGAAGAACTAAATTTACTACTTATATAATGTTCTCATTTATAATGACAGTAGTAATTTACCCAATTTCTGGTCACTGGGTGTGGCAAGGTGATGGTTGGTTAACTGAACTTGGGTTTGTTGATTTTGCAGGTTCTACAGTAGTACACTCCGTAGGTGGATGGGCTGCTTTGGTTGGTGCTATTTTAGTAGGGCCAAGACTTGGTAAATATACAAATGGAAAATCAAATGCTATACCTGGTCATAACTTAGTTTTAGGAGCTTTAGGGGTTTTTGTACTATGGTTAGGTTGGTTTGGATTTAATGGTGGTTCAGAATTAGCAATTTCAGGAGGAAGTGCAAACGCTGTTGCTGGAATTCTTATAACTACAAATTTAGCTGCTGCTGCTGGAGCGCTTTCTGCAATGACTGTTTCTTGGATGCGATATGGTAAGCCAGATATTTCAATGACTTTAAATGGGGCTTTAGCTGGTTTAGTAGCAATAACTGCTGGTTGTGCTGCTGTAAGTCCGATGGGGTCTTTTATAATAGGTATAATAGGTGGTGCTGTCGTAGTGCTTTCAATTGATTTTATAGATAAAAAACTTAAAGTTGATGACCCTGTGGGTGCTGTTTCTGTGCATGGAGTGTGTGGTGCATTAGGGACTTTATTGGTAGGTGTTTTTGCTGTTGATGGTGGATTGTTGTATGGTGGAGGTTTTTCTTTACTAGGAGTTCAGGCTATTGGAGTATTGGCAATTGGAGCTTGGGCTGCAGGTATGGCTTTTGTGGTGTTATTTATTTTAAAGAAAACTATTGGGTTAAGAGTTACTAAAGAAGAAGAGGTTGATGGATTAGATATACATGAGCATAAGTCTAATGTGTATAATTAA
- the folP gene encoding dihydropteroate synthase, translating into MQSINCKGTLVDLTSPKVMGILNITPDSFFDGGNYKNEAAIISQVKKMLTEGATFIDIGAYSSRPGAKHISEKEELERILPVVKLLVKEFPEILISIDTFRSNIAQQCIENGACIINDISAGSMDTAMFKSIAKLQVPYIIMHMQGTPQNMQTNPTYKNVITDILYYFSEKIYELRALAVNDIIADVGFGFGKTIGQNYWLLKNLEIFKSLEIPTLTGISRKSMLYKPLDITAKTALNATTAANTIALLNGTNILRVHDVKEAVETIKIVNLLKN; encoded by the coding sequence ATGCAATCAATTAATTGTAAAGGAACATTAGTAGACTTAACTTCACCAAAAGTTATGGGTATTTTAAATATTACCCCAGACTCTTTTTTTGACGGCGGCAATTATAAAAATGAAGCTGCAATTATTTCGCAAGTAAAAAAAATGCTAACCGAAGGCGCTACTTTTATTGATATTGGTGCATATTCATCACGCCCAGGCGCTAAACACATTTCTGAAAAAGAAGAATTAGAACGCATTTTACCTGTTGTAAAATTACTTGTTAAGGAATTCCCTGAAATATTAATTTCAATAGACACTTTTAGAAGCAATATAGCGCAACAATGTATAGAAAATGGCGCATGCATTATAAATGATATCTCAGCTGGAAGTATGGATACTGCAATGTTTAAAAGCATTGCAAAACTTCAAGTACCTTATATTATTATGCATATGCAAGGCACTCCTCAAAATATGCAAACCAATCCAACCTATAAAAATGTAATTACAGATATTTTATATTATTTTTCAGAAAAAATTTACGAATTACGTGCTTTAGCCGTTAATGATATTATTGCAGATGTTGGTTTTGGTTTTGGTAAAACCATTGGGCAAAATTATTGGCTATTAAAAAATTTAGAAATTTTTAAAAGCTTAGAAATCCCAACTTTAACAGGCATTTCTAGAAAATCTATGCTATACAAACCTCTTGATATAACTGCTAAAACCGCATTAAACGCTACAACTGCAGCAAATACAATTGCGCTACTTAATGGAACAAACATTTTAAGAGTTCATGATGTGAAAGAAGCTGTTGAAACAATTAAAATTGTAAATTTATTAAAAAATTAA
- a CDS encoding TIGR00730 family Rossman fold protein, producing the protein MKKVAVFCGSSLGFNEVYKNEAIKLGNYFASNNIGLVYGGGKIGMMGIIADTIIEKKGEVIGVIPGLLRHEEVAHTNISKMIVTKTMSKRKVKISKLVDGYIALPGGFGTLDEIFEALTLNQLGIEQKPVGILNTNGFFNHLIKQLDVMVTEGYLKQSNKEMLIVSDSIDDLLTKMFKYKAPILTKVINKVVK; encoded by the coding sequence ATGAAAAAAGTAGCTGTTTTTTGTGGTTCTAGCCTCGGTTTTAATGAAGTTTATAAAAATGAAGCCATAAAACTTGGTAATTATTTTGCTTCCAACAATATTGGATTGGTTTATGGTGGTGGAAAAATCGGAATGATGGGCATAATTGCAGATACTATTATTGAAAAAAAAGGAGAAGTAATTGGTGTTATTCCTGGATTGTTACGTCACGAAGAAGTTGCACATACTAATATTAGCAAAATGATTGTTACTAAAACAATGAGCAAACGAAAAGTTAAAATTAGCAAATTAGTTGACGGCTATATTGCATTACCTGGAGGATTTGGAACTTTAGATGAAATTTTTGAAGCCCTAACTTTAAATCAACTTGGAATTGAACAAAAACCAGTTGGTATCCTAAATACCAACGGATTTTTTAACCATTTAATAAAACAACTAGATGTAATGGTAACCGAAGGTTATCTAAAACAATCTAACAAAGAAATGTTAATAGTAAGTGATTCTATTGATGATTTACTAACAAAAATGTTTAAATACAAAGCACCAATACTAACTAAAGTTATAAATAAAGTAGTAAAATAA
- a CDS encoding DUF1684 domain-containing protein, producing the protein MKKLHLIIYSIFLFTNCSTKTNSYTEEIKQFQYKLNTQFATPKESPLTKEDLKTFKSLDFFDIDETYKVEANFELTPNTPIFAMPTTTDRLPLYRKYGIATFTLNGKKLELSLYQHQTTSTSYSDENLLFLPYKDTSNGTTSYGGGRYIDIETPKKDSNTIIIDFNKSYNPYCAYNHKFSCPIPPIENNLAVAILVGVKTYNKSH; encoded by the coding sequence ATGAAAAAGCTTCATTTAATTATATATTCAATATTTTTATTTACAAACTGCTCAACAAAAACAAACTCCTACACAGAAGAAATTAAACAATTTCAATACAAACTAAACACACAGTTTGCCACCCCAAAAGAATCTCCTCTCACAAAAGAGGATTTAAAAACATTTAAATCTTTAGACTTTTTTGATATTGACGAAACCTATAAAGTTGAAGCAAATTTTGAATTAACTCCCAATACCCCTATTTTTGCAATGCCAACCACAACAGACCGACTTCCTCTATACAGAAAATACGGTATTGCAACTTTCACTTTAAATGGCAAAAAACTAGAGCTAAGTTTATATCAACACCAAACCACCAGCACATCATATAGCGATGAAAATCTACTTTTCCTACCTTACAAAGACACCTCTAACGGCACAACTTCTTACGGAGGAGGACGCTATATTGACATAGAAACCCCTAAAAAAGATAGCAATACTATTATTATAGATTTCAACAAATCATACAACCCCTATTGCGCCTACAATCATAAGTTTTCTTGCCCAATACCTCCAATTGAAAACAACCTAGCTGTTGCAATTTTAGTTGGAGTTAAAACCTACAATAAATCCCATTAA
- a CDS encoding DoxX family protein — MKLLVHLSRLIVSITFIFSGFVKLVDPLGSAYKFEEYFGADVLNLEFLIPYALPFSIALILAEIILGVMLLVGYLPKLTVWSLLLLIGVFLFLTWYSAYYNKVTDCGCFGDAVKLSSWGTFYKNIVLVVFILILVKGYKHITPLFSPVFAKWSTFLSFLVFFYIVYYVLIHLPIIDFRPYAISKNIPAEMEYVGTKEPAIHDFFLESSEGEELTYEVLEAEKMLLVIAYNLEISDKEGFKAIKQATDKALENGYKVYALSASMNEDFLKLKETYKLNFEMLFGDETMLKTIIRSNPGVITLNKGTVTGKWSWVDVDTIEFN, encoded by the coding sequence ATGAAATTACTAGTACACCTTTCTCGATTGATTGTTTCAATAACTTTTATTTTTTCAGGTTTTGTTAAACTAGTAGATCCGTTAGGTTCTGCTTATAAGTTTGAAGAATATTTTGGGGCAGACGTGTTAAATCTAGAGTTTTTAATTCCTTATGCATTACCATTTTCAATAGCATTAATTTTAGCAGAAATAATTTTAGGTGTTATGCTGTTGGTAGGATATTTACCTAAATTAACAGTTTGGAGTCTATTGCTGCTTATAGGGGTTTTTCTGTTTTTAACGTGGTATTCTGCATATTATAATAAGGTTACAGATTGTGGATGTTTTGGAGATGCTGTAAAATTATCTAGCTGGGGTACATTTTATAAAAATATAGTTTTAGTTGTATTTATACTTATTTTAGTAAAAGGTTATAAGCATATAACGCCATTGTTTAGTCCTGTTTTTGCAAAGTGGTCTACTTTTCTTTCTTTTTTAGTATTCTTTTATATTGTGTATTATGTTTTAATTCATCTGCCAATAATAGATTTTAGACCCTATGCAATTAGTAAAAATATTCCAGCGGAAATGGAATATGTTGGAACAAAAGAGCCTGCAATACACGATTTCTTTTTAGAGTCTTCTGAAGGTGAAGAGCTTACTTATGAGGTTTTAGAAGCTGAAAAAATGTTATTAGTTATTGCATATAATTTAGAAATTAGCGATAAAGAAGGATTTAAAGCTATTAAGCAAGCTACTGATAAGGCTTTAGAAAATGGATATAAAGTGTATGCATTGTCGGCTTCTATGAATGAAGATTTTCTTAAACTTAAAGAAACGTATAAGCTTAATTTTGAAATGCTTTTTGGTGATGAAACAATGTTAAAAACCATTATTCGATCAAACCCTGGTGTTATAACTTTAAATAAAGGTACTGTAACAGGTAAGTGGAGCTGGGTTGATGTTGATACAATTGAGTTTAATTAA
- a CDS encoding P-II family nitrogen regulator: MKKIEAIIRKSKFVEVKEALHEIGVNFFSYWDVTGVGNEKKGHVYRGVSYSTSELQRRYLSIVVSDPFLEKTIDTILKTAYTGAVGDGKIFVSDIEETYRIRTKERGVESLN; this comes from the coding sequence ATGAAGAAAATTGAAGCAATAATAAGAAAATCAAAGTTTGTAGAAGTTAAGGAAGCTTTGCATGAGATTGGAGTTAATTTTTTTAGCTATTGGGATGTGACCGGAGTTGGAAATGAGAAAAAAGGACATGTGTATCGTGGTGTGAGTTATAGTACATCAGAGTTGCAAAGAAGATACTTGTCAATTGTGGTTTCAGATCCTTTTTTAGAGAAAACAATAGATACTATTTTAAAAACGGCATATACTGGTGCGGTTGGAGATGGGAAAATATTTGTTTCTGATATTGAGGAAACTTATAGAATTAGAACAAAAGAAAGAGGGGTAGAGTCGTTAAATTAA
- a CDS encoding ammonium transporter translates to MEETLFTVNNVWMMICTALVFLMHLGFSLLEIGLTRQKNTINILFKNVFIICIGLILYALVGFNLMYPGSFIAGVIPDYFIDLFGLTLPENGLTAEYADGGYTFWTDFLFQGMFAATAATIVSGAVAERIKLGAFMIFTIVYVGLVYPIVGSWKWGAGWLDELGFYDFAGSTLVHSVGGWAALVAVWLLGARLGKFKKDGSVGAIPGHNMPFATAGVFILWLGWFGFNGGSVLSAAPGATSLVLVTTCVAAASGGMSAFLVSLFKYKQFDLSMFLNGILGGLVGITAGADLMSVTDAIVIGFIAGGLIVVGVSFIDRLKLDDPVGAIAVHLICGIWGTLAVGIFGDLASWSQLGYQAIGVVSIGVTCLISSYAIIKTLKSTIGIRVSKEEEQEGLDIHEHGMDAYPDFRLNQH, encoded by the coding sequence ATGGAGGAAACACTATTTACAGTAAATAATGTATGGATGATGATTTGTACTGCATTAGTATTTTTAATGCATTTAGGATTTTCATTATTAGAAATTGGATTAACAAGACAAAAAAACACAATTAATATACTTTTTAAAAACGTATTTATTATTTGTATCGGATTAATATTATATGCCTTGGTTGGTTTTAATTTAATGTATCCGGGTTCATTTATCGCAGGAGTTATTCCAGATTATTTTATTGATTTATTTGGATTAACTTTACCTGAAAATGGATTAACTGCAGAATATGCAGATGGAGGTTATACTTTTTGGACCGACTTTTTATTTCAGGGTATGTTTGCTGCTACCGCGGCAACAATTGTATCTGGAGCGGTAGCTGAAAGAATTAAATTAGGGGCGTTTATGATTTTTACAATTGTTTATGTTGGTTTAGTTTATCCAATTGTAGGTTCTTGGAAATGGGGAGCTGGTTGGTTAGATGAGTTAGGCTTTTATGATTTTGCAGGTTCTACTTTAGTGCATTCAGTAGGTGGTTGGGCTGCTTTAGTGGCGGTTTGGTTATTGGGAGCTAGACTAGGTAAATTTAAAAAAGATGGTTCTGTAGGTGCTATTCCTGGACATAATATGCCTTTTGCAACTGCAGGTGTGTTTATTTTATGGTTAGGATGGTTTGGATTTAATGGAGGTTCTGTGCTTTCTGCCGCTCCAGGTGCTACATCTTTAGTGTTGGTTACTACTTGTGTTGCAGCTGCCTCAGGTGGAATGTCTGCGTTCTTAGTTTCATTATTCAAGTATAAACAATTTGATTTATCGATGTTTTTAAATGGTATATTAGGTGGTTTGGTTGGTATTACTGCGGGAGCTGATTTAATGAGTGTAACAGATGCTATTGTTATTGGGTTTATTGCAGGTGGATTGATTGTTGTTGGTGTTTCATTTATAGATAGATTAAAACTAGACGATCCTGTTGGTGCAATTGCAGTTCATTTAATTTGTGGTATTTGGGGAACTTTAGCTGTAGGGATTTTCGGTGATTTAGCTAGCTGGTCTCAATTGGGTTACCAAGCTATTGGAGTTGTTTCAATAGGAGTTACTTGTTTAATTTCTTCGTATGCGATTATTAAAACATTAAAAAGCACTATAGGTATAAGAGTTTCTAAAGAAGAAGAGCAAGAAGGGTTAGATATACATGAACATGGTATGGATGCATATCCAGATTTTCGTTTGAATCAACATTAA
- a CDS encoding glycoside hydrolase family 5 protein, with protein MKKIIIAQLVFVFLMVFVSCGNKQEKKEVRVVEEVQELVGSGELSRISVKGNKFINAEGVEVVFRGLDTSDPDKLEKDGYWNLDYFKEMKKWGATIARFPVHPKAWRERGKEAYLKLIDDGLAWAAEVGVYVIIDWHSIGNLKEDKYYLPMYETTFEETEDFWRTMSVRYKDNPTLAFFELFNEPTVNNGELGSCTWVEWKELMERLISVVRENGCQTVPLVAGFNWGYDLTPLKTNPIAAEGIGYISHPYPQKREKPWESKWTDDWGFAAEKYPLILSEIGFCGPDDKGAHIPVISDESYGDAITKYADERGISYTVWVFDPDWSPMLFNDWDYTPSRQGRYFKKVLQSYNK; from the coding sequence ATGAAAAAAATAATAATAGCACAATTGGTGTTTGTTTTTTTAATGGTATTTGTATCATGTGGAAATAAACAAGAGAAAAAAGAGGTAAGGGTGGTAGAGGAAGTTCAAGAGCTTGTTGGGTCTGGGGAGTTAAGTAGGATTAGTGTAAAGGGTAATAAATTTATTAATGCTGAAGGGGTTGAGGTTGTTTTTAGGGGTTTAGATACAAGTGATCCTGATAAGTTGGAGAAAGACGGGTATTGGAATTTAGATTACTTTAAAGAAATGAAAAAATGGGGAGCTACAATTGCTAGATTTCCTGTGCATCCAAAAGCTTGGAGAGAACGAGGTAAAGAAGCTTACTTAAAGTTAATTGATGATGGTTTAGCTTGGGCTGCTGAGGTTGGTGTGTATGTAATTATTGATTGGCATAGTATTGGAAATTTAAAAGAAGATAAATATTATTTACCGATGTATGAAACAACATTTGAGGAAACAGAAGATTTTTGGCGTACAATGTCTGTTCGGTATAAAGATAATCCAACTTTAGCTTTTTTTGAATTGTTTAATGAGCCAACTGTTAATAATGGTGAATTGGGTAGTTGTACTTGGGTTGAGTGGAAGGAATTGATGGAGAGACTTATTAGTGTTGTTAGAGAAAACGGGTGTCAAACTGTTCCGTTGGTTGCAGGGTTTAATTGGGGTTATGATCTAACTCCTTTAAAAACTAATCCAATTGCTGCTGAAGGAATAGGGTATATTAGTCATCCGTATCCGCAAAAAAGAGAAAAACCTTGGGAATCTAAATGGACTGATGATTGGGGGTTTGCCGCTGAAAAATATCCTTTAATTTTATCTGAAATTGGTTTTTGTGGGCCTGATGATAAAGGGGCTCATATTCCTGTAATTAGTGATGAGTCTTATGGTGATGCTATTACAAAATATGCAGATGAACGTGGGATTTCTTATACGGTTTGGGTATTTGATCCTGATTGGTCTCCAATGTTGTTTAACGATTGGGATTATACGCCATCGCGTCAGGGAAGGTATTTTAAAAAGGTTTTACAAAGCTATAATAAGTAA
- a CDS encoding P-II family nitrogen regulator, giving the protein MKKIEAIIRKSKFDEVKDALHQIEVNFFSYWDVTGVGNEKEGHVYRGVSYSTSDIQRRFLSIVVSDPFLEITINAILKSAGTGAVGDGKIFVSEVLETYRIRTKEKGVESLN; this is encoded by the coding sequence ATGAAGAAAATTGAAGCTATTATTAGAAAGTCAAAATTTGACGAAGTAAAAGATGCTTTGCATCAAATTGAAGTCAATTTCTTTAGTTACTGGGATGTAACTGGAGTAGGAAACGAAAAAGAAGGTCATGTGTATAGAGGTGTAAGTTATAGTACATCAGATATACAGCGAAGATTTTTATCAATTGTTGTTTCGGATCCTTTCTTGGAGATAACGATTAATGCTATTTTAAAATCGGCTGGTACAGGTGCGGTAGGAGATGGTAAAATATTTGTTTCAGAAGTGTTAGAGACGTATAGAATTAGAACAAAAGAAAAAGGTGTAGAGTCTTTAAACTAG
- the crcB gene encoding fluoride efflux transporter CrcB: MKSLLLVFFGGGLGSVLRYLVGKWSKSIESAIPYGTFLVNIIGSIIIGIVLGYVAKTSNSSNNYALLLATGFCGGFTTFSAFVYENHLFLKNGDYFSFLIYTIGSIVLGLLAVFLGFYFSKVF, translated from the coding sequence ATGAAATCTCTTTTATTAGTTTTTTTTGGAGGTGGACTCGGTAGTGTACTTCGATACTTAGTGGGTAAATGGTCTAAAAGTATAGAAAGTGCTATTCCTTACGGAACTTTTTTAGTAAATATTATTGGAAGTATAATTATTGGTATTGTTTTAGGGTATGTTGCAAAAACCTCAAACAGTTCTAATAATTATGCTCTTTTGTTAGCAACAGGCTTTTGCGGAGGCTTTACTACTTTTTCCGCTTTTGTTTATGAAAATCACCTTTTTTTAAAAAATGGAGATTATTTTTCTTTCCTTATTTATACAATAGGTTCAATTGTTTTGGGTTTATTGGCGGTCTTTTTAGGATTCTACTTTTCAAAAGTATTTTAA
- a CDS encoding DUF1599 domain-containing protein, whose product MQKTSKQYNAIIAKCRTLYINKLQDYGTAWRILRLPSLTDQIFIKAQRIRQLQQNSVRKVDEGEVSEFIGIINYSIMALIQLEKGVVEQPDISNEKAIELYDKHIVITKKLMEDKNHDYGEAWRDMRVSSLTDLILQKLLRVKQIEDNKGKTIVSEGIDANYQDMINYAVFALIHINEK is encoded by the coding sequence ATGCAAAAAACTTCAAAACAATATAACGCCATTATTGCAAAATGCCGTACACTTTATATTAATAAGTTACAAGATTATGGTACTGCTTGGCGTATTTTAAGGTTACCATCTTTAACAGATCAAATTTTTATTAAGGCGCAACGTATTCGTCAATTACAACAAAATAGTGTTAGAAAAGTAGATGAAGGAGAGGTTTCTGAGTTTATTGGTATTATAAATTATTCTATTATGGCTTTAATTCAATTAGAAAAAGGTGTTGTAGAGCAGCCAGATATTTCTAATGAAAAAGCTATTGAATTATACGACAAGCACATTGTTATTACTAAAAAATTGATGGAAGATAAAAATCATGATTATGGAGAGGCTTGGAGAGATATGCGTGTAAGCTCTTTAACAGATTTAATTCTTCAAAAATTATTGCGTGTAAAACAAATTGAAGATAATAAAGGAAAAACAATTGTTTCTGAAGGAATAGATGCAAATTATCAAGATATGATAAATTATGCCGTTTTTGCCTTAATTCATATTAATGAAAAATAA